The following are encoded together in the Cynocephalus volans isolate mCynVol1 chromosome 4, mCynVol1.pri, whole genome shotgun sequence genome:
- the LOC134376378 gene encoding olfactory receptor 52K1-like, translating to MVLSNSSYLLPHTFFLAGIPGLTAAHIWISLPFCFMFFLALTGNGVLLFLIWTERSLHQPMFFFLAMLSFVDLVLSLSTLPKMLAIFWFGATAIGSHSCLFQMFFIHAFSAMESGVLVAMALDRFVAICNPLRYATILTPAVVAKVGGLVVLRGVGLTISFPSLAHRLPYCGSHTIAFTYCEHMAVVKLACGATTVDNLYAFAVAIFLGVGDVAFIAYSYGQVVRTVMHFPSPEARAKAGSTCTAHVCVILFFYGPGFLSVVMQRFGPPTASAAKVILANLYLLFPPALDPIVYGVKMKQIRERLFTILSLKQMEPTSLWFLFIRPQGPGRTHPPHWWGR from the coding sequence ATGGTTCTTTCCAATAGTTCTTACCTTTTACCACATACTTTCTTCTTGGCTGGCATCCCAGGACTGACCGCTGCCCACATTTGGATCTCACTTCCATTTTGCTTCATGTTTTTCCTGGCACTGACTGGGAATGGTGTCCTGCTTTTTCTCATCTGGACAGAGCGCAGCCTTCACCAgcctatgtttttctttctcgCCATGCTCTCATTTGTTGACCTGGTCCTCTCCCTCTCCACGCTGCCCAAGATGCTGGCCATTTTCTGGTTTGGTGCCACAGCCATCGGCTCCCACTCCTGTCTCTTCCAGATGTTCTTCATCCATGCGTTCTCTGCCATGGAGTCAGGGGTGCTGGTGGCCATGGCCCTGGACCGCTTTGTGGCCATCTGTAATCCACTGCGTTATGCAACCATCCTTACCCCAGCTGTTGTCGCCAAGGTTGGAGGCCTGGTGGTGCTGCGAGGTGTGGGACTGACCATCTCTTTTCCAAGCCTGGCTCATCGGCTGCCCTACTGTGGCTCACACACAATTGCCTTTACCTACTGTGAACATATGGCAGTAGTGAAGCTggcctgtggggccaccactgtggACAACCTCTATGCCTTTGCCGTGGCAATCTTTCTTGGTGTGGGGGATGTGGCCTTTATTGCTTACTCCTATGGGCAGGTTGTGAGGACTGTGATGCATTTTCCTTCACCTGAGGCACGTGCTAAAGCAGGCAGCACATGCACAGCACATGTCTGTGTCATCCTTTTCTTCTATGGACCAGGTTTTCTTTCTGTGGTCATGCAGCGATTTGGGCCACCCACAGCTTCTGCTGCCAAAGTTATCCTTGCCAATCTCTACTTGCTCTTTCCCCCTGCACTGGACCCCATTGTCTATGGGGTCAAGATGAAGCAGATTCGGGAGCGGCTGTTTACAATTCTGAGTCTCAAGCAGATGGAGCCCACCTCATTATGGTTCTTATTCATTAGACCTCAGGGACCAGGGAGGACCCACCCCCCCCACTGGTGGGGACGGTGA